In Paroedura picta isolate Pp20150507F chromosome 1, Ppicta_v3.0, whole genome shotgun sequence, the following are encoded in one genomic region:
- the LOC143829602 gene encoding uncharacterized protein LOC143829602, with protein sequence MSQLLRNVCSIIGAFEKYAQKDGDCSSLSKAELKQLIQQEFADVIVNPHDPETIESVLQLLDTDCDGKVDFEEFTVLVFRVARACHKKSQDCPEPSEGQSKQRGCSQQEKREEETLGKGSSCQRTQEPQAPREASGCRPVGQSQKPSQKQTQEPHTSGGQTDQTSKRGRDPTRQSPQEPSARGPSQGKVQDQRAEQEVSRPHQGQGEVRICQGQVEPPKPGQQQPTCKAGQQEEQRPSQRETQRSQRGQQEVASTKLRGSQVTDLNPSRRQAQQPQNLEQRLGGQTQAEQKPQVGVPEQALNRQQQASPTQREHPTQQRADQLERANRTPKGLPEQQVPEQTTSGRQECGGSWTSEEQRQRQERRPQNQEQVPTCRPEGRPHQQEFRLQNPDQNPEPICCPEREPQVPQQIPSGRQESVSWTTEQQFRQQERRPQNPDQTPTCRLEREPQVSQQTSSSRQEYESWTTEQQFHQQERRPQYQEQVPRCLPEDQSHQQECRPQNPDQTPTCRLEREPQVPQQTPSHRQEHGSWTTEQQIYQQKRRPQIPDQTLTRRPERETQVPQQIPSINPEYASSIEEQSHQQQCDLQKPEEIEFCYYECEPLSPEQDQCASQARESNPSCDPAEVPQDPKDSAPRKPVKPTWPASHQKPLQFPTPWSSKQ encoded by the exons ATGTCTCAGCTCCTCCGGAACGTGTGCAGCATCATCGGCGCCTTTGAAAAGTACGCCCAGAAGGATGGCGACTGCAGTTCGCTCAGCAAGGCCGAGCTCAAGCAGCTCATCCAGCAGGAGTTTGCCGACGTCATTGTG AACCCACATGATCCCGAGACGATTGAGTCAGTGCTGCAGCTGTTGGATACAGACTGCGATGGGAAAGTTGACTTTGAAGAGTTCACCGTTCTTGTCTTCCGCGTGGCGAGAGCCTGTCATAAGAAAAGCCAGGACTGTCCGGAGCCATCAGAAGGTCAGTCCAAGCAAAGAGGATGCTCCCAGCAGGAGAAGCGAGAGGAGGAGACATTAGGCAAAGGCTCATCCTGTCAACGCACCCAAGAACCTCAGGCCCCAAGGGAAGCTTCAGGCTGCCGTCCAGTGGGACAGTCTCAGAAGCCATCCCAAAAACAAACGCAGGAGCCCCACACATCAGGGGGACAGACAGACCAAACCTCCAAACGAGGACGGGATCCAACCCGCCAAAGTCCACAGGAGCCTTCAGCCAGAGGCCCAAGCCAGGGCAAGGTCCAGGATCAAAGAGCAGAGCAGGAAGTGTCTCGGCCACATCAGGGACAAGGGGAAGTTCGCATTTGCCAAGGGCAAGTTGAACCCCCCAAACCAGGGCAGCAGCAGCCAACCTGCAAAGCTGGTCAACAGGAAGAGCAACGTCCAAGTCAGAGAGAGACTCAAAGGTCACAAAGAGGGCAACAGGAAGTGGCCAGTACGAAACTACGAGGATCACAGGTAACGGATCTGAACCCAAGTCGTAGGCAAGCACAGCAGCCTCAAAACCTGGAGCAGAGACTAGGTGGCCAAACACAGGCAGAACAAAAGCCTCAGGTAGGAGTCCCAGAACAGGCCTTGAACCGCCAGCAACAGGCATCCCCAACTCAAAGAGAGCATCCGACTCAACAAAGAGCAGATCAGCTTGAAAGGGCCAACCGGACCCCTAAAGGCCTTCCAGAACAACAAGTTCCTGAGCAGACCACCTCCGGTCGTCAGGAATGTGGTGGATCTTGGACATCAGAAGAGCAACGTCAACGACAGGAGCGTAGGCCTCAAAATCAAGAGCAGGTCCCGACGTGCCGCCCAGAAGGCCGACCTCATCAACAGGAGTTTAGGCTTCAAAATCCAGACCAAAATCCAGAACCGATTTGCTGTCCAGAGCGAGAGCCTCAAGTTCCACAGCAGATCCCATCTGGTCGTCAGGAAAGTGTCTCCTGGACAACAGAACAGCAGTTCCGTCAACAGGAACGTAGGCCTCAAAATCCAGACCAGACTCCGACGTGCCGCCTGGAACGAGAGCCTCAAGTTTCACAGCAGACCTCATCCAGTCGTCAGGAATATGAATCATGGACAACAGAGCAGCAGTTCCACCAACAGGAGCGTAGGCCTCAATACCAAGAGCAGGTCCCAAGGTGCCTCCCGGAAGACCAGTCCCATCAACAGGAGTGTAGGCCTCAAAATCCTGACCAGACTCCAACGTGCCGTCTAGAACGAGAGCCTCAAGTTCCACAGCAGACTCCATCTCATCGTCAGGAACATGGATCTTGGACAACAGAACAGCAAATCTATCAACAGAAGCGTAGGCCTCAGATTCCAGACCAGACTCTGACACGCCGTCCAGAACGAGAGACTCAAGTTCCACAGCAGATCCCATCCATTAATCCAGAATATGCTTCTTCAATAGAAGAACAAAGCCATCAACAGCAATGTGACCTTCAGAAACCAGAGGAGATCGAGTTTTGCTATTACGAATGTGAGCCTCTAAGTCCAGAACAAGATCAATGTGCGTCTCAGGCAAGGGAGAGCAACCCAAGCTGTGACCCAGCAGAAGTCCCTCAGGATCCAAAAGATTCGGCTCCCAGAAAGCCCGTGAAGCCAACTTGGCCAGCCTCTCACCAGAAACCACTACAGTTCCCTACTCCGTGGTCATCCAAGCAGTAA